In one window of Gemmatimonadota bacterium DNA:
- a CDS encoding alpha/beta hydrolase — MSGEPCVLTLPGWTSSGTDHWQSQWERRFPAITRIAQRDWETPDPREWLDTLERAVATARPAPVLLLGHSLGALSIAHWAQHPVPHAVAAVLVAPADPDLPGAPAALHPFGPAPSGPLTIPALLIVSDNDPYLPIGRARELGHAWGAERVEVPGAGHLNTASGHGAWPEGWALVRDFAARLGLALPPWG, encoded by the coding sequence ATGAGCGGCGAGCCGTGCGTGCTCACCCTCCCCGGCTGGACCAGTTCCGGGACCGACCACTGGCAGAGCCAGTGGGAACGCCGCTTCCCGGCGATCACCCGGATCGCGCAACGCGACTGGGAGACGCCGGACCCGCGGGAGTGGCTCGACACGCTGGAGCGGGCGGTCGCCACGGCGCGGCCGGCCCCGGTGCTGCTCCTGGGGCACAGCCTCGGGGCGCTCAGCATCGCGCACTGGGCCCAGCACCCCGTGCCGCATGCGGTGGCGGCGGTGCTGGTGGCTCCCGCCGATCCGGATCTCCCCGGCGCGCCAGCGGCGCTGCATCCGTTCGGGCCGGCCCCGTCAGGACCGCTCACGATCCCGGCGCTGCTCATCGTCAGTGACAACGATCCCTACCTGCCGATCGGGCGCGCGCGCGAGCTCGGCCACGCCTGGGGCGCCGAACGGGTGGAGGTGCCCGGCGCGGGTCACCTCAACACGGCCTCCGGCCATGGGGCGTGGCCCGAGGGCTGGGCGCTGGTGCGGGACTTCGCGGCGCGCCTGGGCCTGGCGCTGCCGCCGTGGGGGTAA
- a CDS encoding class I SAM-dependent methyltransferase gives MAAEAGPGRSGPADRRHAVPFDAEHFARQAAAGAGPADALAAFRQIYQSNHWRGSESASGAGASGDQTARIRAELPVLCRALGVRRLLDLPCGEGHWMARVDLAGITYLGADLLPEVVGRAALDHGGAGREFLVLDLTASPLPPADLLLCRDALVHLSFADIGRALVNLRRAGIPWLLTTTFPDEPANEDIVTGDWRPLNLERAPFHFPAPVRLFSEGCTEGAGRFADKSLALWRIADLPVPT, from the coding sequence GTGGCGGCTGAGGCCGGCCCCGGTCGCTCCGGACCGGCGGACCGTCGCCACGCGGTCCCCTTCGACGCGGAGCACTTCGCGCGGCAGGCCGCGGCCGGCGCGGGCCCGGCCGACGCGCTCGCCGCCTTCCGGCAGATCTACCAGTCCAATCACTGGCGCGGGAGTGAATCGGCCTCGGGGGCCGGCGCGAGCGGCGACCAGACGGCGCGCATCCGGGCCGAACTCCCCGTGCTGTGCCGCGCCCTCGGGGTGCGGCGGCTGCTCGACCTGCCCTGCGGCGAGGGCCACTGGATGGCGCGGGTCGACCTCGCGGGCATCACCTACCTGGGCGCGGACCTGCTGCCGGAGGTGGTGGGGCGCGCGGCCCTCGATCATGGCGGAGCCGGGCGGGAGTTCCTGGTGCTCGACCTGACCGCGTCCCCGCTCCCCCCCGCGGACCTGCTGCTCTGCCGTGACGCGCTGGTCCACCTCTCCTTTGCCGACATCGGCCGCGCCCTCGTGAACCTGCGGCGCGCCGGCATCCCCTGGCTCCTCACCACCACCTTTCCCGACGAGCCGGCCAACGAGGACATCGTCACCGGTGACTGGCGCCCGCTCAACCTGGAACGGGCGCCATTCCACTTTCCGGCGCCGGTCCGGCTCTTCAGCGAGGGCTGCACCGAGGGCGCCGGCCGCTTCGCCGACAAGAGCCTGGCGCTGTGGCGCATCGCCGACCTGCCGGTGCCCACGTGA
- a CDS encoding cupin domain-containing protein: MTAADRAARLIEELGLAPHPEGGWYRELHRSAAAVAPADGRPARAALTSIYFLLPAGSHSRWHRVASDEVWHFYEGDPLELLLAPPDLAHVERVRLGPALASNGPVYAVPAGWWQAARPRGGYTLAGCTVAPGFDFADFTFLRDDAAALGRLAALSGELAALA; the protein is encoded by the coding sequence ATGACCGCCGCGGACCGGGCCGCGCGCCTGATCGAGGAACTCGGCCTGGCCCCACACCCGGAAGGGGGCTGGTACCGCGAGCTGCACCGCAGCGCGGCCGCGGTGGCCCCCGCCGACGGCCGACCCGCCCGCGCGGCCCTGACCTCGATCTACTTCCTGCTCCCCGCCGGGAGCCACAGCCGGTGGCACCGGGTGGCCTCGGACGAAGTGTGGCACTTCTACGAAGGCGATCCCCTGGAGCTGCTCCTCGCCCCTCCAGACCTGGCCCACGTGGAGCGGGTCCGGCTGGGCCCGGCGCTGGCCTCCAACGGCCCGGTGTACGCCGTGCCGGCCGGCTGGTGGCAGGCGGCCCGCCCGCGCGGGGGCTACACCCTCGCCGGCTGCACCGTGGCACCGGGGTTCGACTTTGCCGACTTCACTTTTCTCCGGGATGACGCCGCGGCCCTGGGCCGGCTCGCGGCGCTGAGCGGCGAGCTGGCCGCGCTGGCCTGA
- a CDS encoding M15 family metallopeptidase: MPELREEALRATPPVEAGPFRAEELVELVRLDSTIRLDIRYATSDNFLSTPLYSQARAFLQRPAALALVRAQQALRAQGYGLLIHDAYRPWYITKVFWDATPADKHDFVADPAHGSRHNRGCAVDLTLVELRTGRPVTMPSLYDEMSERAYPDYPGGSAEQRRLRGLLRAAMEAEGFTVYRYEWWHFDYRDWDQYAVQNVRFEDIPPR, encoded by the coding sequence GTGCCGGAGCTGCGGGAGGAGGCGCTCCGCGCCACGCCCCCAGTGGAAGCGGGGCCCTTCCGCGCGGAGGAGCTGGTGGAGCTGGTCCGCCTCGACTCCACCATCCGGCTCGACATCCGCTACGCGACCAGCGACAACTTCCTGAGCACGCCCCTGTACAGCCAGGCCCGCGCCTTCCTGCAACGACCCGCGGCGCTGGCCCTGGTCCGGGCGCAGCAGGCGCTGCGGGCGCAGGGGTACGGGCTGCTCATTCACGACGCCTACCGGCCCTGGTACATCACCAAGGTCTTCTGGGACGCGACCCCCGCCGACAAGCACGACTTCGTGGCCGACCCGGCCCATGGCTCCCGGCACAACCGCGGCTGCGCCGTGGACCTGACCCTGGTGGAGCTGCGCACCGGACGGCCGGTGACGATGCCGAGCCTGTATGACGAGATGTCGGAGCGGGCCTACCCCGATTATCCCGGGGGCAGCGCGGAGCAGCGGCGGCTGCGCGGCCTGCTGCGCGCGGCCATGGAGGCGGAGGGCTTCACGGTCTACCGCTACGAGTGGTGGCACTTCGACTACCGCGACTGGGACCAGTATGCGGTGCAGAACGTGCGCTTCGAGGACATCCCTCCCCGCTAG
- a CDS encoding acyl-CoA thioesterase: MPRIFTHRFTVPDDAIDVNRHVNNLAYLRWMLDVAIAHSSAQGWPVERYLEIGQAWVVRSHAIEYLRPALQGEELLLLTWVEDMQRRSSRRRYLFFRPADGAVLARADTQWVFVDGATGRPVAIPVPLREAFEQVPPGEPVLETLGLVPVAPQAAP, from the coding sequence ATGCCGCGCATCTTCACCCACCGCTTCACGGTCCCCGACGACGCCATCGACGTCAACCGGCACGTGAACAACCTGGCCTACCTCCGCTGGATGCTCGACGTGGCGATCGCCCACTCGAGCGCGCAGGGGTGGCCGGTGGAACGCTACCTCGAGATCGGGCAGGCGTGGGTGGTGCGCTCCCATGCCATCGAGTACCTGCGCCCGGCCCTGCAGGGCGAGGAGCTGCTCCTGCTGACCTGGGTGGAGGACATGCAGCGCCGGAGCTCCCGGCGGCGCTACCTCTTCTTCCGCCCCGCCGATGGCGCGGTCCTCGCGCGCGCGGACACCCAGTGGGTATTCGTGGACGGCGCCACCGGGCGCCCCGTCGCCATCCCCGTCCCGCTGCGGGAGGCGTTCGAGCAGGTCCCGCCCGGCGAGCCCGTGCTGGAGACCCTCGGGCTGGTCCCCGTCGCCCCGCAGGCGGCCCCGTGA
- a CDS encoding nuclear transport factor 2 family protein has protein sequence MATDPAAATLATIDAFNAACNRHDIDALMALMTDDCLFDSTRPPPDGETFVGQAAVRAFWAAFFARSPAARFETEEAFATGDRAVVRWVYHWEREGVPGHVRGVDLFRVRAGRVAEKRSYVKG, from the coding sequence ATGGCCACCGATCCCGCCGCCGCGACGCTCGCGACCATCGACGCCTTCAACGCCGCGTGCAATCGCCACGACATCGACGCGCTGATGGCGCTCATGACCGACGACTGTCTCTTCGACAGTACCCGCCCGCCGCCGGACGGCGAGACCTTCGTGGGCCAGGCGGCGGTGCGCGCCTTCTGGGCGGCGTTCTTTGCCCGCTCGCCGGCGGCGCGGTTCGAGACCGAGGAGGCCTTTGCCACCGGGGACCGGGCCGTGGTGCGCTGGGTCTATCACTGGGAGCGGGAGGGGGTGCCCGGGCACGTGCGCGGGGTGGACCTCTTCCGGGTGCGCGCGGGCCGGGTCGCGGAGAAGCGATCCTACGTGAAGGGGTGA
- a CDS encoding DUF2059 domain-containing protein, whose product MPRRFRRLLPALGILIACGAARLGAQAAPPDSVRLDLARQLLVLNRSAEQAMTNMDAMLSSQRSLNPRIPGVFWDRFGARVHEGRDDFLLMLANIYARHFTAAELHELIVFHQTPIGRRLIELQPRISQESMEAGQQWGARIGQAVAAQLESEGVTLEP is encoded by the coding sequence ATGCCGCGCCGCTTCCGCCGCCTGCTCCCGGCCCTCGGCATCCTGATCGCGTGCGGTGCCGCACGCCTCGGCGCCCAGGCGGCCCCGCCCGACTCCGTGCGCCTCGACCTCGCCCGCCAGCTGCTGGTGCTCAACCGCTCCGCCGAGCAGGCCATGACGAACATGGACGCCATGCTGAGCAGCCAGCGCAGCCTCAATCCCCGGATCCCCGGGGTCTTCTGGGACCGGTTCGGCGCCCGCGTCCACGAGGGCAGGGACGATTTCCTCCTCATGCTGGCCAACATCTACGCCCGGCACTTCACGGCGGCGGAGCTGCACGAGCTGATCGTCTTCCACCAGACGCCGATCGGCCGGCGCCTGATCGAGCTGCAGCCGCGGATCTCCCAGGAGTCGATGGAGGCCGGGCAGCAGTGGGGGGCGCGGATCGGGCAGGCGGTGGCCGCGCAACTCGAGTCTGAAGGGGTGACCCTGGAACCGTAG